Below is a genomic region from Telmatobacter sp. DSM 110680.
ACCTGATGCGCATTAATTCTCAATTCCTTCCTCATGAAGTCTGATACGAGAGATGCGTGCTGCGGATCGTGTACACCGAGCGCGACGCTGCCGCGGACCGTCGCGTGGTTGCAGTGGATTACTCTCGCATGGATGATGCTGGAGTGCGGAGCGTCGTTGTGGGCGGCCTCGAAAGCACACAGTGTCGCGCTACTGGCTTTTGGAGCGGACAGCTTGGTGGAAATGCTGTCGGCAACGGTGGTGCTGCTGCAATTTATACCGCGGTTTCCGTTAAAGAAGGAGCATGCGGATCGGGCTGCGGCGGTGCTCTTGTTTGCACTGGCGGCTGTTGTGGTGTGCATGGCATGGTTGGGCCGCGAGATGCCGCTGGAGACGAGTCGCGTGGGCATCGCCGTGACGGCACTGGCACTCGTTGTGATGCCGGTGCTGGCGTGGATGAAGCGGAGAGAGGCGCGCCGCATGAATAATCGAGCGCTGGCCGCGGATGCGGCGCAGTCTGCAACGTGCGCTTATCTTGCGGGAGTGACACTGGCTGGGCTGCTGCTTTTTGTTGTGTTTCGGATTCGCTGGGTGGACATAGTGGCCGCGTTGATCGCCGTGCCTATCCTGATTATGGAGGGTCGGCGAGCATGGCGCGGCGAGGGATGTGGATGCTCTTGACGCCACGTTTTCAGAGACGCGATGGGAACGCTGCGCTGTAAGATGTTGGCTATCCTGCAGTAGATTCCCGGAGGATC
It encodes:
- a CDS encoding cation transporter, encoding MKSDTRDACCGSCTPSATLPRTVAWLQWITLAWMMLECGASLWAASKAHSVALLAFGADSLVEMLSATVVLLQFIPRFPLKKEHADRAAAVLLFALAAVVVCMAWLGREMPLETSRVGIAVTALALVVMPVLAWMKRREARRMNNRALAADAAQSATCAYLAGVTLAGLLLFVVFRIRWVDIVAALIAVPILIMEGRRAWRGEGCGCS